Genomic DNA from Elgaria multicarinata webbii isolate HBS135686 ecotype San Diego chromosome 2, rElgMul1.1.pri, whole genome shotgun sequence:
gtttCCAAGGATAGTTTTTCAAATTGCTAACTGCGCCCACAGCCAAAAAAAGGTTGCCTAATCCATTTTTGACTGTGTGTTGGGCTATTTGGTGCCTTTACTGGCTGGATATCAAGAGGCCCAGCTGGGGATGGATGTGGGAAGGGATGGACCACGTTCCTCAGTCTTCATAATGTATAGGCCCTATGCAGCTAGACACATCTGGCAATTATGTTGGtggttaagggcacaattctatgcttttttagacagaaaaaggtcctacaactcccagacatttttctgtctaagcaggcATAGGATTATGTCTTAAATGGCTGAGAGAAGCCTTGGTTCTTTGCCAAAATGGTCTGGGGGTAAGGAAACACAACTTCACGCACTGTCTGATCTGCCTCTTATCAATTGAGGCCCTGTTGTAAAATATACTGGTTATGTCTGATCAATTGAATTACTTTAGTAGAGTTGGCCTCTTTGAAAATCTGTTGGAAAGCTACTGTTAATtgcaatgtgtttatttatttatttatttataaaaatatcAGTCTACTATTTGTTAGTTTAAAGCTAGTTATTTGGAAGAGGTGTTTTTGAGAGGTGCAGATATCTCCGTAAAGCTGAGCTCTAAAAGGGCCTTTAAAAAGGGAGACGGAATAAGTGAAGTTCTCTGTCTTTTTTTTCACACACCTTCTAGCTCATCTGCTTTGAGAGCAAATAAGCTGAATCAGTTTTACTTGAGGGCTTTGCCAAccagcttctctccctcccctcccccaaattccacCCCTTTATGCCCAGATTTCTTAAGCAGGGCTTGTTGTTGACTAAGTAAACCTCTAAAGCTGTTACTGTGCCAGAGGGCCCGGAAGGTTGTGGGGTTTTGATGATGGCTGAGTTTTGCCCAGCAGCCAACTCAGATCTCTGCAGATGTATTATGTTTAATTCTGCATCTAGATTTTGAATTCTGGACGTCTGTATGTTGGGATTTTCACAGGTTTTTCTGTGATTGAGAGCTGGAAGTGAAAAGAGGCCCTGAGGTCTGTGGCTCCTGGTCTTTCAAGCTGGTGACTTACTATTTTTTTGtgcatctctcctctctctttctctctctctttaattcaGGAAGGATACCTATCAAACCCCAAGAGTCTGTGGGAGAGCTATCCTCATGTTCATCTCCCGTAAGTAGTCGCAGGACAAACATCGTACTATCAAGCCCAACCACTTCCTTCTTTCTTAGTTTTTCTGAGGTCAGGAGTGAGCGATAGCAGCAATAGAGGTGTGGCTGTGCAATATTTCAGATGGGGAAATGAGTGAGCAGTCAGCTCATTGAGGTTTTCTAAGTTCCAGCTTTATGCAGactttttgttcttgttgtttgaGTGAGGTGTATACATGCAGATGTTTCTCCCACACACAAAtgcatcattttaaaatgtgcgTTTTCCTGATGAACACATTCTGTGATGGCAAGCTAAGGAATATGCAAGCTTTGCATGAAAAATGCACTTACATTTGGGGatacaaacagaaaacaaactgaaactgaattccTAATAGGCTAAATTCTCCTACACTCCTCATTACTTGCTCCTTCAAGCCTTCTAAATGTGATCTCACAGCCCCCTCCTGTGAGCAATGCCAATATTGCAACCAAAGccttgtcctttcaaggagaaggAAGTCAGCTGTGTTTCACCTGGTGCTTCCAAACAGGActtcgtagaatagcagagttggaaggggcctacaaggccatttagtccaaccccctgctcaatgcaggaatccaccctaaagcatccctgacagatgcttgtccagctgcctcttgaaggcctctagtgtgggagagcccacaacctccctaggtcattggttccattgtcatactgctctaacagtcaggaagttttcctgatgtccagccggaatctggctgcctttaacttcTATGGCATCATCAACTTGccttcacagaattttactgggggtCCAGATATTGTCATGTCCAATTTGTAAcgctcccatgttttcctaccccttgttctgtcttttcttttactgcagaaaatctcttAAGAAATCAAAGATAGTATAATTGCACTATGCCTTTTCACTGGTAGCGCTAGGAAGCACCCATACTCAGCAGTTACAGAAGGTGTTAAGGCTGTAGCTTGTGGCCCTTTTCAGACTTCAAACGCAGCCACTTTTCCACTGAAGTATGTGGCTGGCAACTGTGCCCCATGGCTGCtgttgcttagaatcatagaatcatagaatagcagagttggaaggggcctacaaggccatcgagtccaaccccctgctcaatgcaggaatccaccctaaagcatccctgacagatggttgtccagctgcctcttgaatgcctctagtgtgggagagcaatTAGAACAGCCAGCCGTGATCTGCATTTCCTTTCAATCAAGTTGTATTGGAGTTTTATGAACTGGCCCTTGGTAGTTCTTGTCTCTGTTTGTGTCTTTTAAGACGTTCCTACCTGTCCTCACAAGGATAGTGGGGTGGTGCAGTGGCCCTACATTCCTGAGGACTCTGTCCCACAAGGGACAGAGTCAGTGGTCAGAGTACCATTAGTACCATTATCATCCCTGTTTGTGGTGCCTCACAAGTACATGTCAGTTGCACAGTCATAAAAGCATCACGATGAACAAGCAGGAAGCCCACATCTCTGCCTTGGACGGAGCAAAGAGATCAGAGGGGGCCATCTGCTTCCTTTGCCTGCCAAATCAGAATGCAGGGACTAGTCACAACAAATTAGCAGAAGTGACTCATTTCCCTTTCTTCCCCTTCATCACAGAAAACTACATCAGCAAATAATGGCAATGATATTTGGTAATTTAATGACTCGGGTGGGATTAACAATACTTGTGGAATTGCCAAGTATTGGTGACTCGTTTTCATCTAGCAACATGAAGTTGGGAATGTTCCACTTCCCAGGCTGTATTTACAATTTAGTAAATGAATTCACACTCAGCAGGAAGAATGCCAAAAATGTGCAACAAAGGGTTTTGCTTTATTAGGATGTGTAAGGaacatgcttcttcttcttcttccccttcttctcaAATACTAGGTTCCAGGTCAAGTTTTTCTACCTTTGTCAGCTGTCCTATTGGCTGCATGCACTGCCTGAACTGTATTTCCAGAAGGTGCGGAAGGTGAGTGCGAGCTCAGCCAGCTTTCTCTATTCTAATTAGGGTCCCTGTGTGGCCTTGCGAAgctgaaaggtggggtataaataaataaaccagccttGTAAATGGGCACTCAGAAGTTACTGGCCTGTAGCTGCCCCCCATGCCGGCCACAGAGGAGGAAAGGTTGGTGGGGTTGCAGATGGAGCTGAGGGGCAAACTCCCCTTCTTCCTCAGCCTGCGTGAAAGTCATACAGactggtggtggaggagggacaGAGTGATCCGTTCCGCTTCCTCCAGCTCACTTGATCACCTGCGTGGAATTCCTTGTCACCTCTGACTACCAGGAAAGTTGTTAAATTCAAGGCtggatttgtttttcttaaaaagataattaagaaagtttttaattttaataaataaaatacgccTCTTACTTGAAGGACAAGAAAAGCCACAGGTCTGTTTCCTCAGTTGTAGAATATATATTGAAAAGCACGTCTTCCTAGgttctagtgtgtgtgtgagtgtgaggggGAAGACACCTTCCTTGGCACCCTATCCCGcccactttcttttcctttttaaataaacacattttctcaTCAGCAGcggggattgctgtgaaataggtttctgcgggtgctgaaaactgtggattcCAAAGAGTTGTTTCGTGTGTTGGGGCTccgaccccacctctgccttgggcAGTCTTTTGGCCTGGTTCTCTCTCCATCGCAAgccctctcatggcagccattttgtagtggtgctccAGACAGCTTCTCAAATTGGCAGATGTGTCCAAGgtcaaaaaggttgcctacccctgttctagtGGGATACAAAGAATACCTACGTCATTGTCTTTGTTCACCTGACCATTTGAAATTCTCCGTGGCACTGAAAAGAAGCTTTGTGAAATTGCACCCTTATAATACACTGTCATGCACATTTCTCTGATGTGAGATCTACAAAAGTAGTTTAACTGGAAACATCCTATGTCACTAGTTATACACGGCTCATTCATTGCCTGCTTAATATTAACGTTGGCATCTTGTGGTCTTCCCTTGTTTTCCAGGAAGAGATTCCTCGTCAGCTGCAATACATCATCCTCTATCTAGTGCATATAGCTGGAGCATACCTCTTAAAGTAAGTGCTGCCGACCTCACTTCCTGTAATGTGGTTGATAAATGGATACAAGGTCAGCGGCTGCCCACTCAGCTTCCAAGGAACTCTTTAATATTTTCAGGATTTTCACCTCTATAAATTTtaagttgaaaatgtttgttcctttaatgaagacttttaaaaaataatatataaagaaagaaatatgagATTCTCTGGGCTTCTAAGGGAGCTCCTTGCAGCCAAATTCTGTTCATGTTTACTCAAAACTAAGTTCTGCGgatttcagtaggacttattcccaagtaagagtGCCATAGCATTGCAGCTTAATTGAACTTGCTTGCCAAAATTAAGTGACATGTTGTATAATGTGTAGCATGCAAATCTTTAGATCATTTTGTAGCCCAATCCTCCAATTATTCTCAAGCAAGTCCTTTTCTGTTCActggagcttatttatttatttgtttgtttatttattacatttatatactgccttacagccgaacctctctgggcggtttacaacagttaaaaatggtaaacattaaaaaggatacaaaatttaaaaaccatcaaaaacataaaaactgtttaaaaacaacagtatccatttaaaaacaacaattctggggtccattaaaaacaaacttaatgttgttaaatgctgttaaaatgcctgggagaagagaaaagtcttgacttggcgccgaaaagataacaatgttggcaccaggcgagcctcgtcggggagatcattccacagtcggggggccaccactgagaaggccctctcccttgttgccatcctccaagcttccctcaaagtaggcactcggaggaggaccttagatgttgagcgcagtgtacgggtgggttcatgtcgggagaggcgttccatcaggtattgcggtcccaagccatgtaggttagtgggtataggattgaagcTTTACAGTGTaaacctattcatgtttactgagAACTAAGCCCCATGGAGTTTAATGGAATGTACTTCCTGGTAAGCATATATAGCATTGCAGCCCTAGGTATGTGCAGTAGGAACTTAAATTCAGTTTTAGTCTGACACTtaagagttttttgtttttatttgacaATTTGCCCACCTTGATCATAATCAAGGCTGACTATATTCTGTGATTGTACTGCGCAAGTACAGAAACTGGTATTCTACACAGGATTCACTATTCTGAAAAATATTCCATTTTGTGTTTGGAAAAGCATGTTTACAGCCCCCAGGGACCAAacatgctttgtttgtttgttcattatgaatatttatatcccatctttccgaTTCAAAACTGAACCACCCAAGGTGGCTTAATTATCAATTTGAAATACAGGAATGAAGCAGAAAAGAACAGAgagattgttaaaaaaaaaaaagtacaaagggacacaggccacagctagacctaaggtttctcctgggatcatccagggttcgcccctgcctgagcactggatcccctgtgtgtcacctagatgaacaggtttgagccctggacattccagggataaaccttaggtctagctatggccccagataaGGCCAAAGAGCTGTCATAGCTAACCCtatgcccctgttttgggagaaggtattTCAGGTAATTAATCAGAATCCGATtcagacctagaggaggaggcaccagacaccagccagcctgtaccagtgggggaggaagctctcacgggcgataccccagctgggagtcagccctctccagagcttatctcctcaaggccaaatcctacacatacagtgggaagtgagttttcttccagaggagagcatgccgacaagctagctgatgctagggtccgccagaagctaaaatgcacagagcggaaggaaggcgtgagaaagtcagtccgactaggattgcgccagaacctgcctccgcaccaggctctctgatgttatgggcgtttgggaagaggcttcctattcttcttgagcggcaaactaagcaagacccttaatgtcttgcttagtttgcatagttttgcctagggggaagtttccaagagattagactcacttcaggtagaagagatgtttgttgcataataaaagctttgtggattacttagcaagcctcgtcatttgcctcccatcgaaagcaggggcTTTCTGAGAAAGACCTGTCAACCCCCCACACCAATCCGTCACTAATGGCATTGCCATCAGAGAGGGAGACCAAAAGAAGCTCCCAGGCTGGGCAACACCACTGAAATGCCCACCAACCCATGTTGAAGGGCCCAAATGCACATCAGgccattcacacttctcaaaaGGCTTAATGCTTAATGCCGCCCCTTGGCTTTGGAAGGGGAAGCAGCCACACGGATACAAAACCGTTGTCCTCTCTTGCTCCCACCTCAGCTGGTGCTTTGCCCTTAGAGCAGCTGTTTGTAGCAAACCGCCCTTTCAGGGGCGAAGAGTTTTAGCGGGAAACTCATACGGGGCTCAACTCAAACTCCTTCAGGATCGGGGGGGGGCATCATATCAGGGTCCCCACACCCACTGCTTgttcttcagaatggaaatgTCAGCATTAAGCAcagtgagaagtgtgaatagTTTGGCCTTAGGTTGATAGGTGTGAAAAGTGTGTGGACACAGCTTAGGAAATCTCCGAataaggaggggggagaggtatttatttatttatttattacatttttataccgcccaatagccgaagctctctgggcggttcacaaaaattaaaaccatgataaaacaaccaacaggttaaaagcacaaatacaaaatacagtataaaaagcacaaccaggataaaaccacgcagcaaaattgatataagattaaaatacagagttaaaacagtaaaatttaaatttaggttaaaattaagtgttaaaatagtgagtgaataaaaaggtcttcagctggtgacaaaaggagtacagtgtaggcgccaggcggacctctctggggagctcattccacaaccggggtgccacagcggagaaagccctcctcctagtagccacctgcctcacttcctttggcagaggctcacggagaagggcccctgtagatgatcttaaggtctgggcaggtacatatgggaggaggcgttccttcaaataaccttatttttattaataaccgtattattattattattatttacatttgtataccgccccatagccgaggatctctggatggtttacataggataaaagcacttaaaaaaatatacaaaaatttaaaatcacaaaaacatacaatttaaaatcacaaaagcatacaaaaacaaacccaggctaattacatattgcaaaatgcctgggagaagagaaaagtcttgacctggcgctgaaaagataacaatgttggcgccaggcaagccttgtcagggagattgttccacaattgggtgggggggcatcacagaaaagaccctctctcttgttgccgtcccctgagcttcccttggagtaggcacctggagtgggaccttggatgttgagtgcagtgtacgggtaggttcatgtcgggagaggcattctatctagtgttgtggtcccaagccgtgtagggctttataggttaaaaccagcaccttgaatcgggcacggaaacatacaggcagccaatgcaagcaggctagagtgggtcttatatgttcgaaccttctggtccatGTTATCATTctagccgctgcattttgcattttgcatgagctgcagcttccgaaccgtcttcaaaggcagccccattgcagtaatctaacttggaggttaccagggggCATAGACAACTGAATGTGATTTGAGCAGGAGCTCCAGTGACCAGGGGATAGAGGATTCAATTTCCTGGATGGCAGTTTGCCTCCTCCATTACTCCCAGAGTTATGCAAATCTAGCAAATACTCATTTGCGTGACTCATACAAGTTGCACAACTGACGTTGTCTTTCATAGCGCTGGGAGATGTGTGCTTGAAGCACACCAAAGGGGTAGAGGTCAAGGTTCATTAGCTTGATTTTGTTCATGATCAAGATCCAGCTTCGTTCGTTCTTGGGAcgaattttttggggggagaaggTTCAACAGGCACTTATTTTTCTACCAGATTAAACACTGTTCCTCCATTTCTGCAGCCTCACACGCCTGGGACTAatcttgttgctgctgcagtatgTAGCTGAATTCCTCTTCCACATGGCTCGCCTTTTctatttcacagatgaaaacaaCGAAAAGCTGTAAGTGCTCCTGAGTGTGCCTTGGGGTGAAGACATGGCTTCTTCCCTTTCACAGTTAGGCAGTGTCTCTGATGGTTCTAGGGATGGACACGCCTTTCTAGTCCTTCCTGTTGTGGCTTGGATCTAAAAttatataaatatacctgctAATATAATTGTCCAGTGAACTAGAGAATACACCTGTTATATCTGCTGCAGAATTTAGATTTCTGAGGAACTTTGCTTTCTGAGGACACAGCTTAAACAATCTTCATCCTGCTTTATTCCCCAAAGCACTATACTGCCACTTTTTGCTGCTGTGTaatgtgtttatatatatatatatttaactaaAACAAAGATGCTTTTGAAGTGCTTAATATTGCCTGCCACCACTATGTTTTGTCTAGAGCTTGGGATGAAGGGAAGGAGTGCAGGCAGGTGAGATGATGGAGGCAGCAGCCACCTCCAACTTAACGCAACCCGTCACCAGTCAAATATCTTACTCCCACCCCCGCCCAGAGTGGGCTGAGAAAGTACTTAACTATGGTAAACAAGTGgtgtgagggggaggggcttgCCCTATAAGTGGACTGTTTTGGGAGTGGAAGTTAGCGGAGAGTTCAGGAGCAGATTGGACTTCTGCCTTTTAATAGCACTGTGCAGCAATTCCAGGCGTTTCCTTTTCTTAGAACTTATGAGAACTGGGGAAATCCTGATAAAAGTGCTATCACGAGGAAGTAgagttatatcatagaatcatagaatagcagagttggaaggggcctacaaggccatcgagtccaaccccctgctgatggTCCTGACTGTGCCATGCATGCAAACTGTTGTAATATTTCCAGGATTACCCACTCCGGATGGTGAAGGAAACAGTTATTGGAATTCAAatagagggagggcggggaattGGAATGCATTGTGGGACAGGTGTCCATTTAAAATAATATCATTTAAAAATAGGGAATTAATGTTAAAATTGACCCACAGATGGTATCTCAAACCTAGGAAATAATTAATGATGAGCCCAGAGACATCCCCAGAGTATTGGAGGGgaacatatatacatatgtggcGGTCCTGCCCTAAGGTAAATGATTTCTGAATATCAGTGTTCCAAGAGACTAGTTCAATAACCAGACATTGGGTTCACCCAGCTCCACACCTAGCCTTGCTAAATGTATATATAGGATTAGATATTAACCTGCTGAATAAGGAATTAGTAAATCATCTATTGTTAGCGGCAAGATGGTGGATAGCCAAGCATTGGAAAGTTGGTAAAGGACTCTATATCGAAAACTGGTATCAGATAGTATGGTAGATTACTCTTTTAGGAAAATTGACTCAAAAGTTAAGGACAGCGTGAGGACAAGTAAATTAAGACAAATTTGAAGGGctatggaggaaattcattgatTTATGTAAATAAAGTAGAATGTGGGGGAATGCCTCCATCGGCATATACAGAGCTATGGAGGGCATAGGTCTAAGGAAACGAAGTCCCGTTCCCAAAAAGGGTGAAAGAAAACATGGTCTGTAAAAGGGTGATTCAGGATTTAAGAGTGGGGGGAGTAAGGAAACAAAGTATTTTAAGCAAGTTAATGTTTAGTAATGTTAAATCCAGGCAGGAATTGgaattaaatgtaaatatatgacTTACTGTGTGatttatgtaaccagaactaaagatcaattaaaaaaggggaaaataaTAGTTTCAGGATTCAGAGCAACTAGCCATATTGATATGTGCATATTAAAGTAGTGCGTATAACTGCTCCCAAATGAATGGCAATTTGACCCTAATGAAAATACTGTACAAGTGTAAAAGTATAATTGTTGTGATATGTTGAGCAATTCTGATTGCTTTTCATCTCACTGTGAAGAACACTTGAAAGGAGACAGCTGACTGTAGGGGGCATTAGTTAGGAAACTTGTTTAGCAGAatttccctcccctgcccccccccccccaaatatctgGTATGATGGGCTGGCTGTAAGGTCATGGGAATTGATGCAAACCACTCATAAAGGGAGACTATGAGGACACTATTTCTCTTTTTCCACCGCAAGTACTTAGAACATCACCCTCTCGAAAATAAAAGCGCAAACGGTGAGATACTAtgtactccttttttaaaaaagcagatttgTTTTTAACCTGGTTGTCACAAGTAGCCTCCTTGATGGCAGATTCAGCTTAATACAAGATTGTAGCCAAAGGTGTTACCTGAGCTGCCTAATCTTTTGGGACTGACACTGATCTACATATTCTGAGTACATAGGAGATACTCCAGAGCAAGTTGCGTGTAGGCAGTCTTGAGAGAGTAGCTGTATAATGACAAAtcgtcacatagaggagggccaggatctcttcttgatcctcccagagtgcaggacacggaataacaggctcaagttacaggaagccagattcctgctagacatcaggaaaaacttcctgactgttagagcagtgcgacggtggaatcagtgacctagggaggttgtgggctctcccacactagaggccttcaagaggcagttggacaaccatctgtcagggatgctttagggtggattcctgcattgagcagggggttggactcgatggccttgtaggccccttccaactctgctattctgtgattctatgattcctgcattgagcagggggttggactcattggccttgtacaatcaatcaatatgtttattgctcaatccacagatcattgcaacacatacaagcttgacattttgctatactatacatgataaaaattacatatggatAAAAAtgacatatggttaaaaattacagctatcaaaaacgtaacatACATTgctaaaaggatagtaagatagggGCACAGCGGACATACAAAAACCTTTAATtccttctcaatgacatttcatttatgtcTCTGAAACTTTATAACAACACACTCCAATTGTATCTAAatactttgctctacatctattagctttcactgcaaatagtgcaaccctttgtaacacatatgggttggttgaatataataaataacacagtttttccttagcaccccagtatttcactttctttaaaaaaggctctaaataacttttccttatatctatatataaggggcagtcaaatacatagtgtgtTCTGTCCTCTGGAACgggctctccacaaacacataacctgtCTTCAGCTGGTATgcaatggcctcgtaggccccttccaactctgctattctatgattctatgaaatggcatGGCAAATTTCCCATGGTATTTTAAATGATGGAAGGGTCTCTTCTTTCGTTTCATGAGGTTCAACGCCTGGGCAGTGGTGTTCGTCATCTCCCGACTGTTCACGCTCACTCTTTCCGTGCTGGTCGTTGGCTTTGGGCTGGCTCGGGTGGAGAACCAGGCGTTTGATCCTGAAAAGGGAAACTTCAACACTTTGCTTTTCAGGTAAGACTCTGACAGGTTCTGTTTCTAGCGGGTGGAGAAAGATGATTTGACAGCTAGAGGAATAAGGATGCTTGAGTTCATCTTTCCATTCATGAGTGACCATGGGCTGGGGCAGATGTGATGCTTCTCATCTCTTACTCATGGTTAACCGATGGGAAGTAAATGGCAAGATTGCATGCTTCCTCTCCCGGGCAAATTCCCACATCTCTCCCCAGCTGGTTTTAAATACAGTTAAGTATGAAATTGGTAGTAACACTGACTGCAGTTGGCACTGATCAGAGATCCTTCTTAAGTAGTATTTTAAACCAGGTTTGACCTGCAAATCCTGTTTAAGAGGGAATCTGCTTCATAGCACTAACTGTGATTAATGTTGTGGTAGTGGGCAGGGTATGGCGCATGGAATTCTTTGTCTGTGtaaattatggcagctgtttttAGGGTGGCAACCCTTAATATCAACCCTAGTAGAAAACATGCAAATGAAGATGTCcaccatattttttaaagttttatccaCAGCTACGAGAAGTGAACTGCAGAGCAAACCAGCAGTAGAAAATTGGTCAGGCAGAAGAGCGGATGACTTGGCTTTTGCCAAGCTCAGTATCTGTTTTCCTGAGGTTTTCAATTAAGAAAAGCCAACTTGGTAGCAGGGCAGCTGAACGGGGCAGCCTGTGTAATTGGCCCTGGGGCTGATTGCCGTCCCTCTGGTGCCTCCTTAGCACCGGCTGGGTCATGGCTTATTCCCAGCTTGTCCTCTCTCTTGCCTCCTCCTAGGATGTGTGTGCTGCTTCTGATATGCTTCTCGCAGGCCTGGATGATGTGGCGCTTCATCCATTTTCAGCTGCGGCGCTGGCGGGAGTTCTGGAATGAGCAGAGTGCTAGGAAAAGAGCTGCGGTGACTGTCCATGGGAAGCAACAACTGAAGGCCATCAAAAGGGAGTCTGGTGAGCATCAGttctgg
This window encodes:
- the TRAM2 gene encoding translocating chain-associated membrane protein 2, whose translation is MAFRRRAKSHPLFSQEFLIHNHADIGFCLVLCVLISLMFEVTAKTAFLFILPQYNVSVPIADGEIVLYHYGLKDLVTILFYIFIAIILHAVVQEYALDKINRRLHLSKIKHSKFNESGQLVAFHLASMVWCLYVVVTEGYLSNPKSLWESYPHVHLPFQVKFFYLCQLSYWLHALPELYFQKVRKEEIPRQLQYIILYLVHIAGAYLLNLTRLGLILLLLQYVAEFLFHMARLFYFTDENNEKLFNAWAVVFVISRLFTLTLSVLVVGFGLARVENQAFDPEKGNFNTLLFRMCVLLLICFSQAWMMWRFIHFQLRRWREFWNEQSARKRAAVTVHGKQQLKAIKRESGYHENGVVKAENGTSPRTKKLKSP